GAAGGACGTTGTAGCCAACTGCAGTTAGCCCTGCAACGATGGCAGTTTCGATCATGTAGCCGCTTTTTCTAGTATCTTTTCCAACCAAAATCACATTTGTCGCTGAGGTCTTTCTAAAGTAAATTCCAGCAGCCATTGCAAGGCGCATAGATGTTTGAGCTGAAAGCTTTTCGCCAGCCTTACCACGAACTCCGTCTGTTCCAAAAAGTTTCATCAATTTATCCTTTTTATTATAAAATGGTGCTATTTTATCAGAAATTATCAAATTTAAAATCTAAAATTTTATTTGTTTTAAAGCTGACTTAAATTCAGTTACAATTAAATATATTTTTCATATAATCACGGACTAAAATTATCAAAAAAGGTATATTATGGCAAACCATAAATCTGCTGAAAAAAGAGCTAGACAAACTATAAAAAGAACAGAAAGAAACAGATTTTACCGCACTAGACTTAAAAACATCACAAAAGCAGTGCGTGTAGCTGTAGAAGCTAAAGATCTAAATGCTGCAAATGAAGCTTTAAAAGTTGCTAACAAAAGCATCCACAGCTTCGTAAGTAGAGGCTTTTTGAAGAAACAAACTGCTGCTCGCCGTGTTAGTCGCCTTGCACAATTAGTAAATACTCTAAAAGCTGCTTAATTTATAAAATTTAATGTTTGCTGATAAACTTCATCCATTTTTGGACCGCTATAATGAAATTTCTACGCTTCTTAGTGATCCAAATATAGCAAACGATATCGAAAAGATGACAAAGCTCTCAAAAGAGCAATCATCTATCGAGCCAGTCGCAACTGCCTCAACAAAATATCTAGAAATTTTAAAAGACATCGACGAAAATAAAGCCCTGCTTGAGGACACTGAACTTGGCGAGCTTGCAAAAGATGAGCTTAAAAATTTAGAAATTTCAAGAGAGAAGCTTGAAGAAGAGATCAAAATTTTACTTCTTCCAAAAGATCCAAACGATGATAAAAATATATTTTTAGAAATTCGCGCAGGTACTGGTGGCGATGAGGCTGCACTATTTGTTGGAGATCTTTTTAATGCTTACATTAGATATGCGGAGCTTCGAGGATATAAATTTGAGATCGTTAGCCAAAGCGAGGGTAACACTGGCGGCTTTAAAGAGATCATAGTGCTTATAAAAGGTAAAGGTGCTTACTCGAGGCTAAAATTTGAAGGTGGCACGCATAGAGTTCAGCGTGTGCCAGAGACCGAGAGCCAGGGCAGGGTGCACACTTCGGCTGTTACTGTGGCTATTATGCCAGAGGTCGAGGATAGTGAGATCGAGATCAATCCAAATGATATAAGAGTCGATGTGATGAGAAGCTCGGGCCATGGCGGTCAGTCAGTAAATACAACCGATAGCGCCGTTAGGATCACACATATACCAACAGGCCTTGTTGTCACAAACCAAGATGGCAAGAGTCAGCACAAAAATAAAGAAGCTGCGATGAAGGTGCTAAAGGCTAGACTTTATGAGCTTCAAGAGCAAGAGAGGCTTGCAAAAGAGACTAGTGAGCGAAAGAGCCAAGTTGGCACCGGAGATCGTTCTGGCAGGATAAGGACATACAACTATCCGCAAAACCGCATAAGCGATCACCGTATAAATTTAACACTTTATCGCCTTGATGCGATTATGGCTGCGGGATTATTTGACGAGATCATCGAGCCACTTATTACGCATTATCAAGCAGAAGCTATGCTAGAAGCTGGCATTTAAACTTTCAAATTTCTATTTCAAATTTTATAATTTATTTCTTTACCTAAAAATATTACTTTAGATTAAAATACTTTTAAATTTACCAAGCTTTAAAGCCAAATTTACAAGAATTTTACAAAAATAGATATTTAAAAGTAGTAGTTAGTAATATTTTTTCTCATTTTTTTCAAAATAATATAAATTAGGTTTTTAGATTTTATTTTTCAAATAGCGATTTCTAGGGTATTTAAAAGTATAAAATCTTTATTTTTGATATTATAATTTTGCATAAATGATTTTTAAGTTTTACTTAATAATTCTACCTTACAATTTCACCATAAATTAATTAAAAAAAGGAGACAAAATGTCAATAAGTGCAAGAAATCAACTAAATGTTGAGATCACAGAGGTAAGAACAGGTGCGGTAAATTCACTAATATCTGCTAAGCTTGCAGGCGGTGAGGTGCTAAAAGCAACTGTTACAGTTGATAGTGAAAAAGGTCTTGATCTTAAAGTTGGCAAAAAAGCTATCTTTTTATTCAAAGCTTCAAGCGTTATCGTTTCAAAAGATGACAGCATCAAACTTAGCGCTACAAACCAAATCAAAGGTGTTGTTAGCGAGATAAAAGACGGAGCTGTAAATGCTGAAGTTATTATCGATGTAAATGGCAGCAAAATTTCAGCTATCATCACAAGAGAGTCAGTTAGCAGCCTAGCTTTAAAAGTGGGAGATAAAGTAACTGCGATCATTAAAGCAACTCAAATTATAGTTGGTGTTAAATAATTTACGGAGCAATTTTGCTCCGTTCTTCTAACTAAATCCCATTCTTAAGCTAAGATCTAAAATACTATAAAATTTATCAACGAAATTATAAATTTAAATAAGTCGTAGTGAATATTTTTTAGAAAATTTATAGCTAAAATTTATATTATTTTTTACTTTTATATCCTATCCGTCATTTTACGCAGAGTGTAGCATACCAAAAGTTTATCATACAAAGGGTGGCCTAAATATCAATACAAAAGCCCAAGTCATAAGCTCTCAAACGGGCTATGCCTATACCAAATCTATATGTAGCTGGTGAGATCACAGGTGGCGTTCATGAGCCACAGCCGTCTAGGGTCGTCGTGATAACTGACCGCTTGACATTTGGTATGATCGCTGCTGAGACTATCGGCTAGAAAGAGGTGGCAGGCGTTTGCTTGCCACTATAAATTTTTAAATCTATAAACTCCGTTTTTTACTCGTTCAAAAATTTTCTTCTCTTCAAGTAACTTAAACGTGCTTATCACGGTTGGTTTGCTCACATCTAGCTTTTCACAAATTTCTGAAATTTTTACTACAATAAAGCCATTTTCATCACAGCTTTTAACTAGCAAATTTATAATTTCTACCTTTTTCTCACCAATGATTGCCTTGTAAATTTCTTCATTCATACTAGCCCCAAATTTTATACCCTATTGCCACGCACCAAAGCGCGCCACATAAGAAATTTGCGATCATCACAGCTGCACTTCCTGCATCTTTTGCCGCCTTTGCTAGGGTGTGATAGTCTGGGCTTGCAAGATCAGTTACTCGCTCTAAGCCCGAGTTTAGGCACTCGCAAACTAGCACAAATGCCATGCTAAAGATCAAAAATAGATTAAAAACAAGGCCAAAATTCCAAAAAAATAGCGAGATCGTAGTTACCAAAAATATATAAATTTCTATTCGAAAGCTCTTTTCGTTTTTAAAAATTTCAGCCAAACCCTCTCTTGCGTAGCCAAAATTTTTAAAAAATTTATACTCTGGCTGGTTTCTCATAATTTTCCTTTTTGTGATTTTTGGCATAATTATAATTAAAAAAAGGATGAAATTTGAAACTTATTAGCTGGAATGTAAATGGCCTTAGAGCACTTGTAACAAAAGATGGTTTTGCATGGCTTACTGAGCAAAAGCCTGATTTTTTGGCGCTTCAAGAGATTAAAGTTAAAGAAAGTGATGTGCCAAAAGAAATTTATAACCTTGGCTTTAAAGATATAAGCGTAAACTCAGGCGAGAGGGCCGGATACTCTGGTGTGATGAGCCTAGCAAATTTTGACATTTCTACACAAAAGGCAGCCTTCTTTGATGACACGGAGGGGCGTGTTTTGGAGCATAGATTTGGCGATATTGTACTTTTTAATATCTATTTTCCAAACGGACAAAAGGATGACGAGCGCCTAGCCTATAAAATGGACTTTTACGAGAAATTTCTAGCTTACTGCAAAGAACTTGTAAAAAGCGGTAAAGAGGTGATATTTTGCGGTGATGTAAATACCGCTCACCGTGAGATCGACCTTAAAAATCCAAAGGCAAATGCCAAAACTTCTGGCTTTTTACCTATCGAGCGAGCATGGATCGATGAGGTGCTAAAAAGTGGCTTTATAGATACTTTTAGAGCTATAAATGGCGACGTAGCAGACGCTTACTCGTGGTGGAGCTACCGCTTTAATGCAAGGGCTAAAAACGTCGGTTGGAGAATTGATTATTTTTTTATTTCGCAAGGATTAAAAGATAGGCTAAAAGACGCATTTATCTTGCCAGAGATCACAGGCAGCGATCACTGCCCAGTTGGGATAGATATAGAAATTTAGCCACTATTCCATTCTGCGAGGCTTGCCCAGTAAGAAACCTTGTGCGTAAGGTATTCCAAAATTTTTGATTTGGTTTAAAATTTCTTCTGAGCTTGCGAACTCGGCTACTATTTTGTAGCCTTGTTTTTTTGCAAAGCTTACGATGGTTTCTACTAGAACTCTAGCATTTTCGTCAAATGGAAGTTTCTTGATTATCGAGCCATCTATCTTTATAGTGTCTATATCAAGCTCCAAAATTCGGTAATAGTTTGAGTATCCTGAGCCAAAGTCATCAATCGAAATTTTACATCCATAGCCCTTGACGCGTTTTATAAAAGAATTTACCGCAACATAGTCGCTAAGCTCTTCACTCTCTAGCATTTCAAAGCAAATTTTATTAGGATCTTTGCACTCGTTTAGCTTGCTCTCTATAAGCTCCCTCATACTAGCATCAGCAATATCGGTAATTGATAAATTTATCGAGAACATATAATCTGGATATCTCTTGGCTAGATCAAACGCAAGACTTATCACCTTTTTGGTTATCTGCGGATATAGTTGCGTTTTCATGGCAATATCTAAAAATTCGCCCGGATAGTGTATCTTGCCATTTTGATCGATTATACGAACCAAAACTTCATAATATTTTGCTTCGGTCTCATTTTCTTCTAAGTTAAAGATACCTTGTGCTTCTACTATGACTCTATCGTTTTCTAACGCATCTTCGATTAGCTGAACTGCCAGCTGGTTTTTGTGATATTTCATCTCAATGGCGTCATTTTCTAGATAGTAGTAAATATTGCTACCATTTTCTATTGCGAGCTGATTTGCAAGGACTGATTGCATTAGGCGGTTAGTTTGTGGGGTATCATTTGGCAATGAAACACCAAATACCATCTTTATGCCTGGTAAATTTTCAAATTTTTCATCAATAGCGACATTTATTCTATTTGAACCAAAATATTCTCTTATATATTCAATATCTCTTACGATATTATCACCTTCATACCATATATAAAATGCGTCATCTTGAAATCTAAATAGCTTTGCTTTTATCTCAGAAGTATCTATACAAAGCTTTAGTGTATCAGCTACTGCTTTTAGCATTGCATCGATAATCTTAGTTTGATAAAAGAATCTTAAAATTTTAAAATTCTTAATGCTTAAGCAAATTAGCACTCCATCTTTTTGTGCGTCTAAAATTTCAGTTAAAGCAAAGTAGTTGCCAAAGCCTGTTAGCTTATCGATTGAAGATTGTATTTTTATTTGTTCATTTTTTTGGGTTAGCTCGTTTAATATCAGTGTCTCTTTAGTCCTATCAAGTTTTACCGCTATATAGCCCTCAAATTTATTCTTAAAGAAAAATGGTA
This is a stretch of genomic DNA from Campylobacter concisus. It encodes these proteins:
- the prfA gene encoding peptide chain release factor 1; protein product: MFADKLHPFLDRYNEISTLLSDPNIANDIEKMTKLSKEQSSIEPVATASTKYLEILKDIDENKALLEDTELGELAKDELKNLEISREKLEEEIKILLLPKDPNDDKNIFLEIRAGTGGDEAALFVGDLFNAYIRYAELRGYKFEIVSQSEGNTGGFKEIIVLIKGKGAYSRLKFEGGTHRVQRVPETESQGRVHTSAVTVAIMPEVEDSEIEINPNDIRVDVMRSSGHGGQSVNTTDSAVRITHIPTGLVVTNQDGKSQHKNKEAAMKVLKARLYELQEQERLAKETSERKSQVGTGDRSGRIRTYNYPQNRISDHRINLTLYRLDAIMAAGLFDEIIEPLITHYQAEAMLEAGI
- a CDS encoding replication/maintenance protein RepL, yielding MNEEIYKAIIGEKKVEIINLLVKSCDENGFIVVKISEICEKLDVSKPTVISTFKLLEEKKIFERVKNGVYRFKNL
- a CDS encoding diacylglycerol kinase; translated protein: MRNQPEYKFFKNFGYAREGLAEIFKNEKSFRIEIYIFLVTTISLFFWNFGLVFNLFLIFSMAFVLVCECLNSGLERVTDLASPDYHTLAKAAKDAGSAAVMIANFLCGALWCVAIGYKIWG
- a CDS encoding GGDEF domain-containing phosphodiesterase; this encodes MSTKRIKTILSVLTAIFFISAFFIYKANIAIGAAHKFDDGILNLKFIDNEITFSLNNIYDISNYDKLNADINSFDTNLSNLSMLSDEMLLFHQNEITKDLQNIRDVFSKKVFFLQRSAYVNSSIDSYIQISQYEIQNLALPNKLEPIFYAIKGALMLSPEVIDEISKQIKMYKNEYKDNQKAQNLLDKILYAAQATKTLHTISNSVKELHLDNLIENFRNKILEFHSDEVNNAKIAQIICLLTFIIFCSFGLYQIKMASGRLRQIKLLSSTIENDHSSIIYCDKDNRISYVNKTFEEKTGYKLKELIGKNPRILKSYMHPQSFYESIKEAVQKSLPWESDELISRTKSGDFLYEKVKFLPFFFKNKFEGYIAVKLDRTKETLILNELTQKNEQIKIQSSIDKLTGFGNYFALTEILDAQKDGVLICLSIKNFKILRFFYQTKIIDAMLKAVADTLKLCIDTSEIKAKLFRFQDDAFYIWYEGDNIVRDIEYIREYFGSNRINVAIDEKFENLPGIKMVFGVSLPNDTPQTNRLMQSVLANQLAIENGSNIYYYLENDAIEMKYHKNQLAVQLIEDALENDRVIVEAQGIFNLEENETEAKYYEVLVRIIDQNGKIHYPGEFLDIAMKTQLYPQITKKVISLAFDLAKRYPDYMFSINLSITDIADASMRELIESKLNECKDPNKICFEMLESEELSDYVAVNSFIKRVKGYGCKISIDDFGSGYSNYYRILELDIDTIKIDGSIIKKLPFDENARVLVETIVSFAKKQGYKIVAEFASSEEILNQIKNFGIPYAQGFLLGKPRRME
- a CDS encoding TOBE domain-containing protein — translated: MSISARNQLNVEITEVRTGAVNSLISAKLAGGEVLKATVTVDSEKGLDLKVGKKAIFLFKASSVIVSKDDSIKLSATNQIKGVVSEIKDGAVNAEVIIDVNGSKISAIITRESVSSLALKVGDKVTAIIKATQIIVGVK
- a CDS encoding exodeoxyribonuclease III; translation: MKLISWNVNGLRALVTKDGFAWLTEQKPDFLALQEIKVKESDVPKEIYNLGFKDISVNSGERAGYSGVMSLANFDISTQKAAFFDDTEGRVLEHRFGDIVLFNIYFPNGQKDDERLAYKMDFYEKFLAYCKELVKSGKEVIFCGDVNTAHREIDLKNPKANAKTSGFLPIERAWIDEVLKSGFIDTFRAINGDVADAYSWWSYRFNARAKNVGWRIDYFFISQGLKDRLKDAFILPEITGSDHCPVGIDIEI
- the rpsT gene encoding 30S ribosomal protein S20, with the protein product MANHKSAEKRARQTIKRTERNRFYRTRLKNITKAVRVAVEAKDLNAANEALKVANKSIHSFVSRGFLKKQTAARRVSRLAQLVNTLKAA